Proteins from a single region of Limisphaera ngatamarikiensis:
- a CDS encoding DUF4870 domain-containing protein → MSARRRSRNRVKRLTVILQLMDPESLAPSGTPASAPPPAPDPREPQTRLWALILHLSLFAGYVVPLAGLLVPILIWQLKKASLPGLDAHGKAVANWILSALLYCAVAFVLLEDEMGLLLILVLGVCSVVFPIVGAIKAHAGQVWPYPLAIRFFC, encoded by the coding sequence GTGAGTGCTCGACGACGATCACGCAACCGCGTCAAACGCCTGACGGTCATCCTTCAACTCATGGACCCCGAATCCCTGGCGCCGTCAGGCACACCAGCATCGGCGCCACCCCCCGCACCGGACCCACGCGAACCGCAAACACGCTTGTGGGCCTTGATCCTGCATCTTTCACTGTTCGCAGGCTACGTTGTTCCCTTGGCCGGGCTGCTGGTGCCCATCCTGATCTGGCAGCTCAAGAAAGCCTCCCTGCCCGGCTTGGACGCCCATGGCAAAGCGGTGGCGAACTGGATCTTGTCGGCCCTCCTTTACTGCGCTGTGGCTTTCGTGCTCCTCGAGGACGAAATGGGATTGCTGCTGATCCTGGTCCTGGGGGTTTGCTCGGTCGTGTTCCCCATCGTGGGGGCCATCAAGGCCCATGCCGGCCAGGTTTGGCCCTACCCGCTCGCGATCCGCTTTTTCTGCTGA
- a CDS encoding ABC transporter permease subunit, whose amino-acid sequence MVVLMSLLSDRFLTVENGLNILRQISVNLCLSVGMTLIILSGGIDLSVGAVLALAGAVAAGLLKEGLSLPMFGVLLQFTVWGAILAGVVVGLALGWFNGFVITRFRLPPFVATLGTLSVARGLTMLWTGGYPITGLGETFGFMGTGFWLGVPMPVWICAFWVAVFVVVTRRTRFGRHLYAVGGNERAALLTGLPVERVKLWVYTLGGGLAGVAGLMVTARLDSAQPNAGLGYELDSIAAVVIGGTSLSGGRGSVMGTVLGCLIIGVLNNGLFLLNVSPFWQQVIKGLVILAAVALDRMSQRND is encoded by the coding sequence TTCTGTGAACCTTTGTCTGTCGGTCGGGATGACCCTGATCATCCTTTCCGGTGGGATTGATCTGTCGGTGGGTGCGGTGCTGGCGCTGGCGGGTGCGGTGGCGGCGGGGCTGCTCAAGGAGGGGTTATCCCTGCCGATGTTCGGCGTGCTACTGCAGTTTACGGTTTGGGGTGCCATCCTGGCGGGGGTTGTGGTGGGGCTGGCGTTGGGGTGGTTCAACGGTTTTGTCATTACGCGGTTTCGGTTGCCGCCGTTTGTGGCCACGCTGGGCACGTTGAGCGTGGCACGGGGACTCACCATGCTCTGGACGGGGGGCTATCCGATCACGGGTCTGGGTGAAACGTTCGGGTTCATGGGGACCGGCTTCTGGTTGGGTGTGCCGATGCCGGTCTGGATCTGTGCCTTCTGGGTGGCGGTGTTTGTGGTGGTGACCCGCCGCACGCGATTTGGTCGGCATCTTTATGCCGTGGGCGGCAATGAGCGGGCTGCCTTGCTGACAGGTCTGCCGGTGGAGCGGGTGAAGCTGTGGGTTTACACCCTGGGCGGCGGCCTGGCCGGCGTGGCCGGTTTGATGGTGACCGCGCGGCTCGACTCGGCCCAACCGAATGCCGGGCTGGGGTACGAATTGGACTCGATCGCCGCGGTGGTGATCGGGGGCACGTCCCTGTCGGGTGGCCGGGGTTCGGTGATGGGCACGGTGTTGGGTTGCCTCATCATCGGGGTGCTGAACAACGGCCTGTTCCTTCTGAACGTCTCACCCTTCTGGCAGCAGGTGATCAAGGGCCTGGTGATCCTTGCCGCGGTGGCGCTCGACCGCATGAGCCAACGGAACGACTGA
- a CDS encoding twin-arginine translocation signal domain-containing protein: MNDASSTPQSARSLEEVYRPMTRRTFLKGAAASLVGMAGLMAALRPLLELERGEMTLEQLLWKH; the protein is encoded by the coding sequence ATGAACGACGCATCCTCCACGCCCCAATCCGCGCGCTCGCTCGAGGAGGTGTACCGTCCCATGACGCGGCGGACCTTTCTCAAGGGAGCGGCGGCGTCCCTGGTGGGGATGGCCGGGTTGATGGCCGCCCTGCGACCGTTACTGGAGCTGGAGCGGGGCGAGATGACGCTGGAACAGTTGTTGTGGAAGCACTAA